A section of the Sporichthyaceae bacterium genome encodes:
- a CDS encoding nitroreductase family protein: MKFDVAEIDRLLTTTRAVRRKLDPDRAVPVDVLLQLIDVAEQAPSGSNQASRRWLIITDPGVKAGLGKIYREAEGGILDTFARSEAGSDATAKRVLDSAGRLVAELERVPVLVALGIWGVHDGSGKPALFDSVIQAGWSFCLAARARGLGTAWTTLHLERRDEVAALLDIPPGFTQVVLFPIAWTTQDEFRPAPRRAAKEITYMDGWGFTDEQIPLDKRNNPVEGRGVCVSIDIDASSERVWELVSDINTPSRHCGEAQGATWDDGVGRAAGASFKGRNATEHTGHPLIDAALMQLVGAMEWETTCTVTVWEPGRNFAYAVGDPDSPSATWGYRIEPLLDHTVRVEHWFRHGPGMSGTAYAAGQSPAQAEAVVEGRFRMIRDNLNKVLHGIRAEAKS; encoded by the coding sequence GTGAAGTTCGACGTTGCCGAGATCGACCGACTGCTCACCACGACCCGTGCGGTACGTCGAAAGCTCGACCCGGACCGAGCCGTGCCGGTGGACGTGCTGCTGCAGTTGATCGACGTCGCCGAGCAGGCCCCCTCGGGCTCCAACCAGGCCAGTCGGCGGTGGTTGATCATCACCGACCCGGGGGTCAAAGCCGGCCTGGGCAAGATCTACCGGGAGGCCGAGGGCGGGATCCTCGACACCTTCGCCCGCAGTGAAGCCGGGTCCGACGCGACCGCGAAGCGCGTGCTGGACTCGGCGGGCCGACTTGTGGCCGAGCTCGAACGCGTCCCCGTGCTCGTGGCGCTCGGTATCTGGGGCGTGCACGACGGTTCCGGCAAACCGGCCCTGTTCGACTCGGTCATCCAGGCCGGTTGGAGCTTCTGCCTGGCCGCCCGAGCGCGCGGCCTGGGCACCGCCTGGACGACGCTGCACCTGGAACGCCGCGACGAGGTCGCGGCACTGCTCGACATCCCGCCGGGATTCACTCAGGTCGTGCTGTTCCCGATCGCCTGGACCACCCAGGACGAGTTCCGACCTGCACCGAGACGAGCCGCGAAGGAGATCACCTACATGGACGGATGGGGTTTCACCGACGAACAAATCCCGCTGGACAAGCGAAACAACCCCGTGGAGGGCCGCGGGGTGTGCGTATCGATCGACATCGACGCCTCATCGGAACGGGTCTGGGAACTCGTGTCCGACATCAACACCCCCAGCCGGCATTGCGGCGAGGCCCAAGGTGCGACCTGGGACGACGGCGTGGGCCGCGCCGCGGGCGCTAGCTTCAAGGGCCGCAACGCCACCGAGCACACCGGCCACCCACTCATCGACGCGGCACTCATGCAGTTGGTCGGGGCCATGGAGTGGGAGACCACATGCACGGTCACCGTCTGGGAGCCCGGCCGCAACTTCGCCTACGCCGTAGGGGATCCGGACAGCCCGTCTGCGACCTGGGGGTACCGGATCGAGCCCCTGCTGGACCACACCGTCAGGGTCGAGCACTGGTTCCGCCACGGCCCCGGAATGTCCGGAACCGCGTACGCCGCCGGGCAGAGCCCCGCGCAGGCCGAGGCCGTGGTCGAGGGCCGGTTCCGCATGATCCGGGACAACCTCAACAAGGTCCTGCACGGCATCCGCGCGGAAGCCAAGTCCTGA
- a CDS encoding DUF5996 family protein yields MSSAGAQTESAWPELTLTDWEGTHAALHLWTQIIGKVRLGLAPVVNHWWQVPLYVCARGLTTSLMPVDNRGLEITFDLHDHRLRMTCTDGRGSEFPLRAGSVADFHAATMQALGELGVKAEMLARPVELPVAVPFADDTAVRPYDPAAVHRFWLALVQAHRVMNVFRSEFQGKASPVHFFWGSFDLAVTRFSGRTAPRHPGGVPNCADWVMQAAYSHELSSCGFWPGGSAEGSFYSYAYPSPPGFADRPVEPTGAFFDEGLGEFLLPYTVVRTAADPDAVLLAFFRSTYAAAADLAGWDRESLEVPPGSRPAAPSAVHGKT; encoded by the coding sequence ATGAGCAGCGCTGGTGCCCAGACCGAATCGGCCTGGCCGGAGCTGACCCTGACGGACTGGGAGGGAACCCACGCCGCGTTGCACCTGTGGACGCAGATCATCGGCAAGGTCCGGCTGGGGCTGGCGCCCGTGGTCAACCACTGGTGGCAGGTCCCGCTGTACGTGTGCGCGCGGGGTCTGACGACCTCCTTGATGCCGGTCGACAACCGTGGCCTGGAGATCACCTTCGACCTCCACGACCACCGGTTGCGGATGACCTGCACCGACGGGCGCGGCAGCGAATTCCCGTTGCGGGCCGGGTCGGTCGCGGACTTCCACGCCGCCACGATGCAGGCGTTGGGCGAGCTCGGGGTCAAGGCCGAGATGTTGGCGCGTCCGGTCGAACTGCCCGTGGCGGTCCCGTTCGCCGATGACACCGCCGTGCGCCCCTACGATCCCGCCGCCGTCCACCGGTTCTGGCTCGCACTCGTGCAGGCCCACCGGGTCATGAACGTGTTCCGCTCGGAGTTCCAAGGCAAGGCCAGTCCGGTCCACTTCTTCTGGGGGTCCTTCGACCTGGCCGTGACCCGCTTCTCCGGGCGCACCGCGCCCAGGCATCCGGGTGGGGTGCCCAACTGCGCCGACTGGGTCATGCAGGCCGCGTACAGCCACGAGCTGTCCAGTTGCGGGTTCTGGCCCGGCGGGTCCGCCGAGGGATCGTTCTACTCCTACGCCTATCCCAGCCCACCCGGGTTCGCGGACCGGCCGGTCGAACCAACCGGTGCGTTCTTCGACGAAGGCCTCGGCGAGTTCCTGCTCCCGTACACCGTCGTGCGGACCGCGGCGGATCCCGACGCTGTTCTGCTGGCGTTCTTCCGGAGCACCTACGCGGCGGCCGCGGATCTGGCCGGGTGGGATCGCGAGTCCCTGGAGGTGCCGCCCGGCTCCCGACCCGCGGCGCCTTCGGCAGTTCACGGGAAGACTTGA